The Vigna unguiculata cultivar IT97K-499-35 chromosome 1, ASM411807v1, whole genome shotgun sequence nucleotide sequence TTTCACTATATACTTAGCTTAGTTGACATATGCCTTTCAACCAAGGGTGTGAGGCGTGGCTATCCCCATGACTTTAAAAAAAAGATGGTCTATGACaagaaaatgaacaaaaagGGTTTTTGAAGAACTATGTACCAAATGTAGTCAAAATAAGTGGCAAACGCAGTTAAGGTTTTGCACAACAAAGGATGTAGTCATTGAACATGTATATTTGGTTGGGTGACACTTTGTATTAAATCTGTGAAATATGGATAATTATATATCCACTTTATGTACTTCTTAGAAGTCAACATTTTTGCACAAAGTTCTTATAACATAATACATAATTGTAATAGCCATACAAAAGTTCACCCTCCATAATGTACTTCACACAACAACTTTGTAACATAAACCTATTGTGCACTAAATATAAAGATGTCATTAAAACAAAACTCAACCACAGACTATAGACTATTTATATCATTGCCTGTGATTCTAAATAGTAAAGTGCTTAAGTACAAAGTCTTTATGGATATTATCTTCATCCATAATCCACTAACAAATGTATTGCTCCATGATTTCTTGTAAGTTTTCCTGCAAAGTGAGTAGTTGAAGTCATAAATAAGTCCAATATggtaaaaagaagtaaaaatcaCAACTTCTAATATAACAATCTATCTACTTACACATGTGTATGAAGAGATGCTTCTTCCATCATATATATTTCATGATTGAATAATCAAAAGGACTATGTCACAAAAATTCAACCCTTTCTATGTAGCACCCAAGGACTAGCCATGATTGTAGAGTAGATACCTGGATAATCCACCATAATTACATAATACATCGTCATATAAAACTATAACCTCATTTCATGActtctaaaattaataataaatcataaaccTACCATAAAACAGTGCAAAAATATCAAACACCAAACAAAGACTTTATGTGGCAAATGTAGTTaaacttttttcataaaaataatatataacttcCTATAAATACAATTCAAAAGCAACATTTATCCAACAAGTCTCTTATATCTAATCACACATTTCATCTGGAAAAAGTTGTACACATACGTTTACCATTTGTGACTAttgtaaaaatgtataaatatagaaGTTCATCAATGTCTAAGATTATAAACATCAAACAAATGAAGCACaaattcttcacatattttggtCATACAAAACAAAAGCGTAAAAGACTTCCCTAAATACTTCAATTTCGTTCTACAGTGGTAATAGGTGAAAGCTCCATAACAAAGTGATAAACTCTATTAATATTAAACCCATCTAATGATACTTTGATCAATGCCAACCACACCACAGCAAAGCATTTCAAAAAAAGAGGGGATTCCTAAGAAAACCCTAAACACAACTGAAAATAAAGaactcaaaatcaaaatttgtgaAAGGAAGAGACTTTACCTCAACCCTCGTGAACCAATGCTCCAAGAACGAAAACCACCCAATAAACCAAACACCACTGTGGTTAACGAGACAGAATCGCAACTTCAAACCAAAGagaacaaaattgaaaacaataacGATCACAATTGAAGCACAATCAACATTTGGGCGGAGAACAAAAACAATCACACATGGGTATTTCAAATTCAAGGCAAAAATTGTGGAGgaatatattcaagtttaaaaaatgaaactaaCCATAAATATGgaacaatttcaaaaaagagaaagagactTATTATGGTTTTCCTATGAACAAATGTGGACGAACACCATCAACAAAGATTAGGGAagcgaaaaaataaaatgaagaataGTTGAACATGAAGAAAATGAGAGGAAGAAGTTTCAAAAGttgatttgaatttttcaataatttcattttggGTTTTATTTGCATTAGTAAACAACAtagattttctttttacaaaaaaatatttcataaaaatggGACGCGTCACTTTGTCAATGTTTTGTTTGTCAAATCATCGTTTTCCTTTAGATATAGAAATTGTACCTATCTACTTAAAAGATACATCTTGGAAAATGAAAAACTCATCCTGGATGACAGTATTATTACAATATAGTTGTTAATAACCACTTAATTGAGTAAGTCGTaagaaaagtaataatatatttatttaatttttttcataacttaggatactttcaattatatatttaaaattttctatatttttcaattaatttgttattatttatttttgttgttaaatTGGTGGCatagttattatttttgcttAGTCATTACTTATTGTTTCtacatgaaaaatgaaaaatactcaattaaattttaaattttttataaaattaagtatttccAATTTAatctgttcctgcagagaacaaataagattgtcaggcacaagcgtcaccttaccatgtagtccgctatctcctccgttggcctcttcccattcgatacatgtcggcttgaatccaggaggggttacctgcagaagaatctccgaagctcaagtaagtcaaagctctcaaagagtccaatcagcaattaatgaatgcgtacctttaaatgatggggtccacgtgtatttatagaatattaatgacgtttgaccattgcatgggctgggttttgacttgggccccaacttgggccatgagtgggcctagGCCCCAAAACAGGCCCTGGAGGCCTATTGAAGGCGGGGTATTGATGTTAGTTGACCTTCTAGATAAGTAGTCGGCTTCGACCGGCTACCTGGCTAGATGGCTTTGTGCTGGTGGTATCCGGGTACCAGATGCTAGGCGGTTTTGGTATGTATATTGTTTACTTGATTTAGTtcggctaggtacggtacataatctttattaaacatttatattGTACTGAGTAtagataatatttatattttaaagttgaatatttgttattaattgaGATACCGTGATTATTTTGGTTttgcaattttataaaaatactatATACTTGGATAATAAGAACAATAAAGCTTTgaaattctaattatttttattaaaaatgacattatttatttttatatggaaTATTAACCTCATAATTTTTTTCGAACAATtgacaaaattaaaaagttgtgaaagagataaaaaataaagaaattataatctGCTCGATGTCATAATAAAGAGAAATTGATGAGTAAAGGAAAATTTAACactttgaattaaaaattcataaataggaataaaaagttatgaagaagagaagaattattgcataaacatataatttttgtGTTATATAAAATCTTCTTGGTTGATGGAGTTTATATGTTTGCTCATGTTTCTTAtcaattattattgtaatgatataattaattgtatGATTATGGTAATCAGGTCCTTAGAATTGCTCTATTTCACCAAATTTGTTAATGCTTAATATATATGGGTATATTATTAGTTATGCGGTCAATTGTttgtaaaatagttattaataaataatattatctttttacatATAATGTATGTTATAtgataaagatttaaaaaatatcttaagtATTAATTccacattttgaaatttaaagCGTCTTCcgaatattatttaattttattatcattccttattgtttaagttttttCGTGACTCAAATAATTCTATCAAATAGGAGAGTTACAGTTATACTAGTATATGACCTTTAGAAATTAGTATTTAATAGGAACCgatttcttaaagaaaaaacgttcattttcatatttatttagatatataAGTTTATATCATTTGTGCTTTTAAATAAACactcattataatttttttataagatttttatattgtaaatattattaagttattcaaatatatacacttatttgttatttaaatggtcattataaataaattatttttttccatatatatatatatatattacttgaaaaataaaaaatattttatatatctatatattatttaatttaaaaattattacgcATATTATacataacttaatattttttatgtctctttGTATTATTGTGACACTATTACAAGTTCACTGTATTATGATGTATGCTATTATGTATTACAATGtttataaaaaactattaatgtttatacaacaagtttttttggaaaaaagaaCGTAGATCCCATCAAATTGTAATTAACAGAGtatttggtaaaataaaatattaatattaatatcatttcatttaaaaaaatagctaTGGTATAAAAAGTATAtgttattgtaaaaaatattctaatcaaagttaaaatatttcctttttataaataaaaaaaaatgacagtGATGATAAAATATCTATTGAAATAgtatttataggaaaaaaaaatctgaaaaatacatatttttaaaatattttaatattaatgtcgttttaaaattattcctaaattaaaattatatattttaatttaaaatagtagCTTtgatataaattgttttatttcattcctaatcttttatttagaaataatttgtttttctttgggAATAAATCATACTTTTGGGCCGGCCCGTTGAGAGCAATATTTTGGACACACATCCcaatttatataattacattTGATGCAAATTCTAAACCTTTTTCTTCTGCAGCCGCAACTCACTCCTTCTTTAGGGTTTTTAGCTCTTCCAATTTCTTTGGCCAACATGGTGAGTACCCTTTTCAACACATTAGATCTAACTTTGTTTTGCCTTTGTTTTCATCTTTCGTTTGCATATGTTTATTAGTTAGAGAAGACATGTTCGAAAGATAGTTGAATATGTTAACATTTGTTCATTCTTCCATTTTCCCTTTTCACGTTGTGTGTTGTTGGCCGATTTTCTGAGTTTTATTTTAACCCCTTCATTGTATGGGTTTAATAGGTTCTTCAAAATGATATTGATTTACTAAATCCTCCCGCTGAGATTGAGAAGAGGAAACACAAACTGAAGCGTCTTGTTCAGTCCCCAAATTCTTTCTTCATGGTATTGTCACATATATGCACCAACTATGTTTTTAATCTTCCTCTTGAATTGGGTATTACTCtgataaatttttagtttttgtccAACTGTGTTTGTTGACCTTTTCCTTCTCGTGCAGGATGTTAAGTGTCAGGGTTGCTTTAACATGTAAGTTGTTTCTGTgcttttattcaattatttggGAACTAAGTTAGTTTAattgtattcttttttattgattttaattgggGACCAGGCCAGTTAGATGtattttttgtattgattttaaTTGGGAATTAGGTCAGTTGGATTGTATAGTTTTGATTGATTTTAATTGGGTACTAGGTCGGTTGGGTTGTGTATTTTTGATTGATTTTGATTGGGAACTAGGTCAGTTggattgtattttttttgattGAGTGGTATGGAATTTTTACTGCAGAACGACTGTGTTTAGTCACTCCCAGACTGTTGTTGTATGTGGGAACTGCCAGACTGTGTTGTGCCAGCCAACTGGTGGACGGGCAAGATTAACTGAGGGATGCTCTTTTAGGAAGAAGGGAGATTGAAAGttgttatctttttttcttgtttgagTGTAGAGTTTCAGAAATGCCTTCTCTGGTTTTGTTTATGATATATTAATTGTTAGAATGGATGACTTCAACCCTCAACATTATCCAGACATTAAGGATTACACCTAATTTTTCAATTCTCTTTTTCTCCTGTTTTGTTCACGGGGCTATGTTAGATGCTTATTTTTCAATTAGAGCTTGAACTATGGAATATCTCGGTGTATTTCTCTTCAATATGTGGTAGATGTTCTGTATGAATTTATTGGGGAGCTTTTTAGTTGTGTGAATTCGAGAAacttgaatattaaaaatattattcagaaaataaagtGAGTGATTATATTGTAATATGGAAAATTGCAGATATCAGAGTGagaaatattatgtttttggCTAAAATCTTAGTTGTCCATGATCTACAAGTATAATCATAAAAAGTGTTTCAGTATAATTTTGTtgtcatttttcaaataaaaatgataaatgaataaaaatgcaCCAcccttttttctattattatttgttgAGTCATGAGTGATTAAAAGACAATGAAAtgagaaggaagaaaagggAAAAGTTGGTGTTTTGAAAAGAGAAACATGgagaaaaacaattaaaaaagaggACCAGTTATGAAGGAAAATGAGGTAAATAGAGTGAAGAAGTTGATAGTCAGAGGGAATGCAAAGCTAAAGTGGAGAACAATTATACGAAGGAAGAGTAAAAGAGTAAGTGGAAGAATAACAGTGAGGAAGAAAAAATAGCGAGGATAAGTAAAAGGAATAAGCACAAAAGAGGAAGATGAGTCTGGTGGGATTCTAGTTCAAAGGTAAACTCATGTTTTAGAGTTTGTGAGTGGGTGTTTGTTTAGAGTTCAGTTTTGTTATGGTAGTGATGAAttgtatacttttatttatttataattattagtattagtaaAGAAGACGAATGATAGTTCTAGATTACGTGTAGATTATAGACAGATGAATAAACTCATCGCTAGTAACAAATATCTCTGTCAAAGATAGATGATTTAATGGATGAGCTTTTAAGAGTCGTGGTTGGTTAAGTTTTAGTTGTTAGTTTTTGTCTCAGAAGATGATTAATATGGTTGTCTGTCATgtagttaattatatttttggcagtagttattttattaagaggtagatttgttgtgtttgttgttaattatatttttggcagtagttattttattatgagGTAGATTTGTTGTGTTTGTTAATTGTTTAAGTGAGTGGTTAATTGCTTAAGTAAAAGATTAGCATAAATAACTGTTATAGTTAATTGTGTTTAATGTGATGTTAATAATGGAGAGCCTATGGTGACATGTAGTAAGTGATGGAAATATTTAAGGCTAAGTTGTTTGATCTCATAATTTGGAATAGAGATTGGAATGACTTTCCTAAGTAATTTGATACATAATTGTTCTAATTTTGCATTTGTATAACTCGGGGATTATAGAAAAATTTTGGCCAAAAGAAATATCcaaaatgttttaaaagataTGATAGGCCTTTTGCTTGTGTTCGtaattttttctgttttttatgtttgatttttattcTTTCCTACATACATATTTGATTGATGTTGAGATTTTCTTGTcggtattaaaatatttgattgatgGTTGCTTGTCgattattttaaactttgtaaatctttaacATGCTTACAAAATGTATGAGAATGAAAAAGATcttctaatttcaaaattttaggtgtttttacataattatttgttaatatattgattaaattttgttatcaatCATATTGCTTGAAATTAAATACTGTAGAAGAATGCAGAGACTTagttatatatatcaaattgaTTAATAGAACAACTTAcgttaatcaaattattaatataacatttacgttagttgataattatgttataaagAACAATGTTTTTTTGTTAAGTAAATGGTTCATACAAATGATTTATTACATTTACCTTGTATATCTTTTAGTAAGAATGACTAATATTGTTTCTTTAAGGGTTAATATAGGTGATGTTGTATATGTttgaaaatactaataaaaaagtTTCTTGTCAAAATTATGGCTTATACTATTACACTCATGAtggataattttcttttaacattattaaaatGAGGAGTAAAAGATTTATTCAAGAAGTTAAAAGAGAATGCTCAACGATATATTAGTAAACGTTAAATTTAGGGTTAGTATTGTAGAGTAATTCAATgagttaacttttttaaatagaaagGGTTAATTTGGTTAGATGAATGATTATAAGCTCTATTAGTGagaattcatatttttgttacGTGAAAGACTACTACAATAATATCTAATGAAATTTTACGTGTTTGCTACTTAGTTGATATGCagtttattattcttttaaactGTATTAAAGACTTACAATAAAGTATTTAATACTTGACAAGTTGTTGcatgaaatgaaaagaaaaagtataaagGTGATCTACACCTTGATTTGTT carries:
- the LOC114175185 gene encoding 40S ribosomal protein S27-2-like; translated protein: MQILNLFLLQPQLTPSLGFLALPISLANMVLQNDIDLLNPPAEIEKRKHKLKRLVQSPNSFFMDVKCQGCFNITTVFSHSQTVVVCGNCQTVLCQPTGGRARLTEGCSFRKKGD